From Bradyrhizobium sp. NDS-1, the proteins below share one genomic window:
- a CDS encoding branched-chain amino acid ABC transporter permease — translation MLDFVQQLVSGVALGCVYGLIALGFVLVYKATEVVNFAQGDLMMLGGFFAFTFIGMMGLNYWLGFAGAVAAMALFGMVAERVVVRPILGYPQFSIIMATIGLGYFLRSIAGMIWGTDDLKIETPFSQGVLRIGSLVLAYDKLSVIAATMILCTLLYLFFNKTTLGTAMRASSENMLAAYYMGIPVKRVVSIVWAISAAVATCAGVLLAPITFIHSNVGLVLGLKAFPAAVLGGFGSIPGAVVGGVLIGVIESMAGFYLPEGWKDVAPYLVLLAVLLLKPEGLFGHHVRKKV, via the coding sequence ATGCTGGATTTCGTTCAGCAGCTGGTCAGCGGTGTTGCGCTCGGCTGCGTTTACGGCCTGATCGCGCTCGGCTTCGTGCTCGTCTACAAGGCCACCGAGGTCGTCAATTTCGCCCAGGGCGATCTGATGATGCTCGGCGGCTTCTTCGCCTTCACCTTCATCGGCATGATGGGCCTGAACTACTGGCTCGGCTTTGCCGGCGCGGTGGCCGCAATGGCGCTGTTCGGCATGGTGGCAGAGCGCGTGGTGGTACGGCCGATCCTCGGCTATCCCCAGTTCTCGATCATCATGGCGACCATCGGCCTCGGCTATTTCCTGCGCTCGATCGCCGGCATGATATGGGGCACCGATGATCTGAAGATCGAGACACCGTTCAGCCAGGGCGTGCTGCGGATCGGATCGCTGGTGCTCGCCTACGACAAGCTGTCGGTGATCGCGGCGACGATGATCCTGTGCACGCTGCTCTATCTCTTCTTCAACAAGACCACGCTCGGCACTGCGATGCGCGCCAGTTCCGAGAACATGCTCGCTGCCTACTACATGGGCATCCCGGTCAAGCGCGTGGTGTCGATCGTCTGGGCGATCAGCGCGGCGGTCGCGACCTGCGCCGGCGTGCTGCTGGCGCCGATCACCTTCATCCATTCCAATGTCGGCCTCGTGCTCGGCCTGAAGGCGTTTCCCGCCGCGGTCCTCGGCGGCTTCGGCTCGATCCCGGGGGCGGTGGTCGGCGGCGTCCTGATCGGCGTGATCGAGAGCATGGCGGGCTTCTACCTGCCCGAGGGCTGGAAGGACGTCGCGCCGTACCTCGTGCTGCTCGCGGTGCTGCTCCTGAAGCCGGAAGGTCTGTTCGGCCATCACGTCCGCAAGAAGGTCTGA
- a CDS encoding branched-chain amino acid ABC transporter permease yields the protein MRFLFKTDYEDDIKLFPHSGYIVTYGILLTLLLIAPFVLSSYLMSQLVFVCIYATVGVALLILTGFTGQASLGHAAFLAIGAYTAAYLQKYNVPFPVYFLAAGALAGLIGAMVGFPALRLTGIYLVIATISFALIVEEILARWESVTHGNEGMRVKTLSLLGVAVPRDSPAFYFLCLAVLVLTIVGTLNLLRSPTGRAFVAIRDSETAARSMGVNVALYKVKSFAISAAITGFAGVLFAHKLSFISPEMFTLQLSIEFIIVILIGGTFSLHGAVLGAIFIVMIDPFLTYLKDDMPGIIAGIAAAFGAGAATAANIQSSVAAFASLNGLKGAIYGIIIVLFVLFEPLGLYGRWLKIKLFFQLFPLYKRATFKRQKIYVKSERNR from the coding sequence ATGCGCTTCCTGTTCAAGACCGACTATGAAGACGACATCAAGCTGTTCCCGCATTCGGGCTACATCGTCACCTACGGCATCCTGCTCACGCTGCTGCTGATCGCACCCTTTGTGCTCTCCAGCTATCTGATGAGCCAGCTCGTCTTCGTCTGCATCTATGCGACCGTCGGAGTCGCGCTGCTGATCCTGACCGGCTTTACCGGCCAGGCCTCGCTCGGCCACGCCGCGTTCCTCGCGATCGGCGCTTACACTGCCGCATATCTCCAGAAATACAATGTTCCGTTCCCGGTCTACTTCCTCGCCGCCGGCGCGTTGGCCGGCCTGATCGGAGCGATGGTCGGCTTTCCGGCGCTGCGCCTGACCGGCATCTATCTCGTCATCGCCACCATCTCCTTTGCCCTGATCGTCGAGGAGATTCTGGCGCGCTGGGAGAGCGTCACTCACGGCAATGAGGGCATGCGGGTCAAGACGCTGTCGCTGCTCGGCGTCGCAGTGCCGCGCGACAGCCCGGCCTTCTATTTCCTCTGCCTCGCCGTGCTGGTGCTGACCATCGTCGGCACGCTCAATCTGCTGCGCTCGCCGACAGGCCGGGCCTTTGTTGCGATCCGCGACTCCGAGACGGCGGCGCGCAGCATGGGCGTCAACGTCGCGCTCTACAAGGTGAAGTCCTTTGCGATCTCGGCGGCAATCACCGGCTTTGCCGGCGTGCTGTTCGCCCACAAGCTCTCCTTCATCTCGCCGGAGATGTTCACGCTCCAGCTCTCGATCGAGTTCATCATCGTGATCCTGATCGGCGGCACCTTCAGCCTGCACGGCGCGGTCCTGGGCGCGATCTTCATCGTGATGATCGATCCGTTCCTGACCTACCTGAAGGACGACATGCCCGGCATCATCGCCGGCATCGCCGCCGCGTTCGGCGCGGGCGCGGCGACCGCGGCCAACATCCAGTCGAGCGTCGCGGCCTTCGCCTCGCTCAACGGCCTGAAGGGCGCGATCTACGGCATCATCATCGTGCTTTTCGTGTTGTTCGAGCCGCTCGGACTCTACGGCCGCTGGCTCAAGATCAAGCTCTTCTTC